A segment of the Streptomyces sp. XD-27 genome:
GCATCCGGGCGAAGACCGGCTGTCCGGGGCTGATCGAGACGCTGCGCGGCACCGGGTACCGGCTGGGGACGGGCGGATGCGCCGCCGGATCCTGACCGTCTACACCGTTCTGGTCGCCTGTCTGGTCACCGCGCTCGCCGTGCCGTGCGCCCTGGCCTACTCCTCGCACCGGACCGGTCAACTGCTGCTGGAGCGGCGGGCCGACGCCACCCGGTTCGCCGAACTCGCGGACCAGGCGATCCGGGACGGGGACACCTCCGGTCTCGCCCTGGAGGTACGGCGCTACACCCTGCTGTACGGCACGCCGGTGGAGATCCGCGACCGGAACGGGGCCTCGGTCACCGGCGGCGGGGCATGGCAGGCGAAGGCCGCCGACCGGGCCCTGTCCGGCCGAACCACCGGCAGCCTGCCGCTGGTCACACCCTTCGGCCCGGGCTCGGTGGTGGTCGCGGAGCCGGTCGGCCGGGACGCGCAGGTCTCGGGGGTGGTGGTGCTGCGGGCGGGCACTGCTGCGGCGCGGCGGGACGTGGCCTGGGTGTGGGCGGCCATCGGCGCCGGTTCGGTGGTGGCGGTGCTGTGCGCGCTGTTCGCCGCCCGGCGACTGGCCCGGTGGATCCTGCGCCCGGTCACGGAGCTGGACGCCACGACGCGGGCGATCGCCGAGGGGCGGATGGACGCGCGCGTGGGCACGGCCGGCCGCGGGGCCGGCCGCGGGCCGGCGGAACTGCGGCTGCTGGAGCGGCGGTTCAACGCCATGGCGGACGCGGTGTCGGCGGCGCTGGACCGGCAGCGCGCGTTCGCCGCGGACGCCTCGCACGAGCTGCGTACCCCGCTGACCGTGCTGTCGCTGCGGCTGGAGAACCTGGAGCCGCACCTTGCCGCGTCGGGCGGCGCGGAGTACGCGGAGGCGCTGGCGGAGGTGGACCGGCTGGCCCGGCTGCTGGAGGACCTGCTGGCCCTGGCCCGGGTGGAGGCCGACGCCGCGGCGCCGGAGCCGGTCCCGGCCGGTGAGCTGCGGCAGCGGCTGGCGGCGTGGCGGGAGGTGTACGGCGCCCGCGGCCTGACGCTGGTCCTCGACGTGGCGACCACCGGCCCGCTGCCGGGGGCCGCCGCCCGGATCGCCGACATCGCGCTGGACAACGCGGCGAAGTTCGTCCCCGAAGGCGGCACGGTGATGGTGTCGCTGCGCACGGGAACGCTGCGGATCGCCGACGACGGGCCGGGGCTGGACGAGGAGCAGCGCGCCGCGGCACTGGGCCGGTTCTGGCGCTCGCCGAGCCATGGCAACGTCCCCGGCAGCGGACTCGGCCTGGCCATCGCCGCCGAGCTGGCGAAAGCCTGCGGCGGCGCGCTCGCCCTCCTCCCGGCGGAGCCGCACGGCCTGGTGGTGGAACTCCGCTTGCCGGACCCGCAATCCGCCCCGGCACGAGCGGCGTACGGGCACCCGCACCGGTAGCCATGTACCTCCGGCACGTCGGCGGCGCACGGCTCCGTCAGCCGTGGACGGAGCGGTAGTAGGCGGCGGAGCCCGGGTGGAGCGGCACCGTGCCGGTTCCGATCGCGTAGCGCTCGTCCAGTCGGCTGCCCGGCGCGTCCGGCACCGGCAGCCGGTCCCGGCGTTCGAACAGCACCTCGGTGACCGCACGCGCGATGTCGTCGCCCAGGCCCGCCCGGCAGACCAGGTAGCTGGGGGTGCCCACGGTCGCGGTCGGCCCGCCGTGTCCGTACGCGCCCGCGGGGATGGCGACGCTCTCGTAGACGGGGCCGTGGGCGCGGCGCAGCCGCGGGGCCAGGTCGCCCAACGGGATCAGTCGTACCGGCAGCTCACGGGCGAGTGCGGTGATGGCCTGGGTGGGGGCTCCGCCGGACCAGAAGAACGCGGCGACGGCGCCGCCGCGCAGCGCCGCCACGGACTCGCCGAGGCCCCGGCGCGCATCGCGCACCGAGCGCACCCCGGCGGCGTCGAGGACCCGTCCGGCCGTCACGGACGTGCCGGACCCGGCGGCGCCGAGGGATACGGTGCGCCCGGCGAGCTGCGCGGGCTCGTAGATCGCCGAGTCGGCGGGCACCACGAGGTGCAGGTAGTTGAGGTAGAGCCGGGCGAGGGCGGCCACCGGTACCCGCCGTCGGAAGGCGCCGCGGCCCGCCGCCGCGTCCGCCGCGCTGTCCGCGAGGGCCGGCGCCACGTCCGCCCGTCCGTCGTCGAGCATCCGCAGGTTCTCCACGCTGGCCGCCGTGGTGAGCACCCGCACGGTCAGCTCACCGTGCGCGCGGTGCACCTCGTCGGCGAGGCGGCTGCCGAACACGGCGTACGGCCCGCCTTCGGGCCCGGTGGCCAGTCGGATCGTGCCGCGCGGACCGGAGGCGTCGCAGCCGCCCGCGAGACCGCCGGCCGCCGCGAGGGCGAGAGCCAGCAGGGGGCGGCGCGGGACGGCGGGCACGGGCACATGCTAGGGCTTGTCCGATGAGTCGGTCATCGTGGGGGCTGCCGAGCAGCCCTGGGCTCTGTCCGGAGGATGGACCTCGGGTTCGCGGGTGGCGGTTGCGCGACCGGCGGTACGAGGGGCCGAAGCAGTGCGCGTGGCCGCGATGGCAGGATGGCGGCATGGTGACGAATCAGTCGTGGACGGGGCTTCACGGCGACCTGCTGGCGGCGAAGGCGTTGGTGTACGACCCGAGCGGTTTCGCCTGCTCACCGCCGGTGCCCGAACCGGAGAGCGCCGAGTACGCGGCGTGCGCGTTCACGCTCGACGGCCGCTCGGTTCGGTTCCGCGTGGCCAAGACCACCCCGACGAAGGTGGGTCAGTTCGTCACCGTGTGGCAGCGGTCCGAGGAGGGGCCGATCCGGCCCTTCGACGCCGACGACGGGGTGGACCTCTTCGTCATCAGCAGCCGCGACGGCGACGGCTTCGGACAGTTCGTGTTCCCGCGCGAGGTGTTGTGCGAGCGCGCCATCGTCTCCCGCGGCGGCTCCGGCGGGAAGCGTGGATTCCGCGTCTATCCGCCGTGGGTGACCACGACCAACCGGCAGGCCCGCAGCGCCCAGGCATGGCAGGTGAACTACTTCTTCCACCTCGGCCAGGACGGGCCTGCCGACCTGAGGCGCGCCCACGCCCTCTATCACCCCTGAGGACTGTCCGGCGGGTCACGAGCGGAGCCGGACCGCGACCACGGTCACGGTGCCGTGAAAGACGTAGGCCCGCTTGTCGTTCTCAGCCGTCCCGTCCCCGACGTCCATCGGGGGCGGCCGCGGTCAGCGCCTCAGCTGCGCCCAGACCGCACGGCCGCCCCCCGCGACAGGCCGGTCCCCCCACGCGTCGGCGAGGGCGCGCACGAGCATCAGCCCGCGCCCGCACTCGTCGTCCGCGCCGGCCTGCCGCGCCGAGGGTCCGACCGGTCCCCCGCCCTGGTCGGCAACCTCGACGTACAACACCTCCGCGTCGGCCCGCAGCACGCACAGGATCTGCTCGCTGGCCGTGTGCACCAAGGCATTGGTGACCAGTTCGGAGATCACCAGTTCGACAGCGTCGCAGGCGTCGCCACCGAAGCCCCACGCCGGCAGATGCCCGCGGACCCGGCGCCGGGCCGCGGCCACGGAGGCTCCCCGCGCGGGCAGTTGGAATCTTTCGTGGCACAGGCCGGTCTCGACACCACCGGAGGGCAGGAGGCTGATCGTCGTGCTGCGCTGAGGTAGTGCCACGGCCATGTGCCTTCCATCTACCTGTGGGGGCCTGGGTGCTGCAAATCCTCGGTTACGCGGCCGAGTTGGCCGTGTCGCTACGTCACTATCGTTGTTGCGACCATCATTTGGCAAGAGGCGATCTGCGAATTGCAGAATAGCGAAGGCAGTCTGTTCGATTCATGACGGCCATGGCACACTGATCGCGTCGACAAGCAGGCGTCCAGGAGGAACGACGTGGGTGAAGCGCGGTCTGCCCCGACCGTCGGCCAGATGGTCCTCGGCATGCGGCTGCGGACGCTCCGCGAGAAGGCCGGGGTCTCCTTCGACCAGGCCGCCAAGGCGCTGCACGTCAACCAGACCACGGTACGCCGCATGGAGAAGGCCGAAGTCGGCCTGAAGATCCCGTACGTCGAGAAGCTGCTGCTGACGTACGGCGTTCCGCGCGAGGAGGTCGACGCGTTCCTCGCGCTCGCCCAGGAGGCCAACAGGCCTGGCTGGTGGCACCGGTTCCGCGATGTGCTGCCCGAGTGGTTCAGCCTCTATGTGAGCCTGGAGGAGGCGGCGTACCGCATCCGGGCGTACGAGCCGCACTGCGTGCCCGGACTGCTGCAGACCGAGGACTACGCGCGCGCCCTGTTCAAGGTCGGCTTCCCCTTCGCGAGCGACCAGGAGTTGGACCGCCGGGTCGCGCTGCGGCTGGAGCGGCAGGCGCTGCTCACCCGCCCCGAGGCGCCCCATCTGTGGGCGGTGATCGACGAGACCGCGCTGCGCAGACCCGTCGGCGGACCGGCCGTCATGCGGGCGCAGATCGACCGGCTCATCGAGGCTCTCGCGCTGCCGAACGTCACCCTCCAGGTGCTGCCGTTCGCCGCCGGCCCCCATCCGGGCATGTTCGGTCCCTTCCAACTCTTCAGGTTCGAGATTCCGGAGCTGCCGGACATCGTCTACGGCGAGAACCTGACCGGTGCGGGCTACATCGACCAGCGCGCCGACGTGGCCATCCATCTGGAGGCCTTGGACCGGATGTGCACCCAAGCCACTCCGGTGCACCGAACCGAGGCCTTCCTCGGCGCGATTCGCAAGGAGTACTGACTGTGGATCACATATACAACGGCATGCCCTCCAAACATCTCGGTACGGAGGGCTGGCAGAAGCCATGGAGCGGGCCGAACGGCGGCAGCTGCGTGGAGGTCATGAAGCTCAGCGACGGGCGGGTGGCGCTCCGCCAGTCGACCGACCCCGACGGCCCCGCCCTGATCTACGCGTACCACGAGATCGAAACGTTCATCCAGGGAGCCAAGGCCGGCGCGGCGGACTTCCTGCTCACCTGACGGCACGGCTCGTTCGACAGCACCACCGACCCAGCATCCCGGGCTCGACCACTCCGGGTGCCCCCCCAAGCGGCGAAGACACACGAACGGAGGGCCGCATGACCGACAACGGACTCACACTCGGCCAGATCGACACCAGCAGGCCGCACACGGCCCGGATGTACGACTACTACCTCGGTGGCAAGGACCACTACGAGTCGGACCAGGAGTGTGCCGACGGTGTGATAGCGCTCTTCCCCGCCATCAAGATCGTCGCCCGCACCAACCGGTCGTTCATGCACCGTGCCACCCGCTGGCTGGCCCGGGAGGCGGGGATCCGCCAGTTCCTCGACATCGGCACCGGCATCCCCACCGAGCCCAACCTGCACCAGGTCGCCCAGAGCGTCGCCCCGGACTCCCGGATCGTCTACACCGACCACGATCCGATCGTCCTCACCCACGCCCAGGCGCTGCTGCACAGCACCCCCGAGGGCCGTACCGCCTACGTCCAGGCGGATGTGCGGGAACCCGAGCGCATTCTGTCGGCACCCGAGCTGCACGAGACGCTGGACCTGAGCCAGCCGGTCGCCCTCTCCCTCAACGCTCTGCTGCACTTCGTCTCGGACGAGTTCAGGCCGTACGAACTCGTCCGGCAACTGGTCGACGCCCTGCCCTCGGGGAGCTATCTCGTGGTGTCCCACTGCACGCCCGACTTCGAACCGGAGACCTGGACGAAGCTCGTCGAGATCTACCGCAACGGCGGCATACCGGCCCAGGTGCGCTCCCGCTCCGAGGTCGAGGCCTTCTTCGCGGGACTGGAGCTGGTCGAGCCGGGTGTGGTGTCGGCACACCGGTGGAAGCCCGACGAGGAGGCGGCCGCCGCCACCGTCACGGACGGCGAGGTGTCCATGTGGGCGGGCGTGGCCCGAAAGCCGTGAGTACGCCGTGAGTACGCGGTGAGTACGCGGTAGCCCCGGTCGGCCCGCGGGTCGGCGGGGGTACGCCGTCTGGTCGCGCGCCGGTCGCGGCCGGTCGGGCGCGCTGTGAGCCTGAGGTGGTGACCGGCACCGCACCCGTTCTCGCCCCCCGCGCCCGGCTCTCCGTACCCCGGCGCCCGTCCGCCGTCCCGTGGCTCGCCGTGGTCGCCGCCGGGTACGCCGTGCTCCAGTTGGCGCTCGTCGTACCGCAGATGGACCTCGGGCTGCTGTGGGACGAGAGCGTCTACGCCTCGCAGGTCGACCCGCGGCGGCCCGCGCTGTTCTTCAGCGCGCCCCGCTCGCGCGGCATCAGCCTGCTCGTCGCGCCCGTGGTGTCCGTGACGGAGTCGGTGGACGTGCTGCGGGTGCTGCTCGCGCTGCTCGCGGCCGGTGCGCTGTACGCCGCGTTCCGGGTGTGGGAACGGATCGTCGGGCGGGCCGCCGCCGCGCTCGCCGCGCTGCTCTTCGCCGGGCTGTGGATCACCCAGATCAGCGGTTCGCAGGTGATGCCGAACCTGTGGGTGGCGCTCGGCTCGGTCGCCGCCGTCGGCTGGTTCCTGCGGGTGCCCGGCGAGCCGCGCGCCCGCTGGTGGCTGGCCGCCGTGCTCGCCGCCGTCACCCTGGTCCGTACCCCGGACGGCGGCTGGCTGGCGCTGCCGCTGCTGGTCGCCGCGGTGGCGGTGCGCGCCTGGCGGCCCGCGCTGCCCGCGCTCGTCGCAGGCCCCGCGCTCGGCGCGCTCCAGTGGGTGATCGAGGCGTACGTCCGCTTCGGCGGCATCGGGGAGCGGCTGCGGATCTCCAGCGCCACCGAGGGCGACATGGGCCTGCATTGGAACATCGGCGCGGTGCTGCGCAGCCTCAACGGGCCGCTGCTGTGCCGCCCGTGCGCATCCGCCCTGGGCCCGCACCCGCTGCTCACCCTGTGGTGGCTGGCGCTGCCGCCGCTGGCGGCCGCCGCGCTCGCCGTCGCCTGGCGCGACCGGCGCCGGGCGCCCGCGGTCCTGCCCGTGGTCTGCGCAGCCGCCCTGTCCTTCTCGTACCTGTTCCTCATCGGCTACTCGGCGCCGCGCTTCCTGCTGCCCGCCTACGCCCTGCTGGCGCTGCCCGTCGCCGGACTCGCGCTGCGCGTCGCGCGCGGCGTACGGGAACCGGTCGTCCGGCGCCGCGTGGCGGCCGCGCTGGGGGGCGTGCTCGCGCTGCATCTGGCGAGCCAGCTGGTGGTGCTGGCGCACACCACGGAGTCCACCGCCGCCAGCGCCGCCCGTTACCAGCGCGCCGCCGCCGATCTGCGCGAGCTGGGGCTGCGGCCGCCGTGTCTGGTCACCGGATATCGCGCGCTGCCCGTCTCCTACGCGGCGGGCTGTGCCTCGGCGCAGCTGCGCGGCAACAACCGCTCCACCACCGAACCCGAGCTGCTCCGCCGCGCCGCGCGGGTGCCGACCGCCGTGCTCCTCGAGCCGGGCCGGTCCACCGCGCCGCGCTACGCCCGGGGTTGGACGCCGTACACGCTCACCCGCACCGGCTGGACGGTGTACGTGACCCCGCTCGGCTGACCCTGGTGCCGGCCCGGTGCGGCCCCGTCCGCCGCCGGGGTTCAGCCGGCCAGGGTGTTCCAGAACATCAGCTCGTAGGCCTGCACCAGGCGCCCGTAGCGGCGGGCGGCGCCGGTCACCCGGCCCGCGTCAAGGCCCGCCTGGACGGCCGCCAGGGTCCGCTCCCGGGCGTCCGGAGCGGGCTCGGCGAAGAGGTCGAAGAAGCCGCACGCCCGGTCGTCGAAGCCGTAGTGGCGGCGCAGTGCCCGCGAGACGGTGGCGCAGTAGCCGCCCCAGGCCGCGAAGTTGACGGCGAGTGCGATCACCGTGTCGGCGGGCTCCGCC
Coding sequences within it:
- a CDS encoding HAMP domain-containing sensor histidine kinase — its product is MRRRILTVYTVLVACLVTALAVPCALAYSSHRTGQLLLERRADATRFAELADQAIRDGDTSGLALEVRRYTLLYGTPVEIRDRNGASVTGGGAWQAKAADRALSGRTTGSLPLVTPFGPGSVVVAEPVGRDAQVSGVVVLRAGTAAARRDVAWVWAAIGAGSVVAVLCALFAARRLARWILRPVTELDATTRAIAEGRMDARVGTAGRGAGRGPAELRLLERRFNAMADAVSAALDRQRAFAADASHELRTPLTVLSLRLENLEPHLAASGGAEYAEALAEVDRLARLLEDLLALARVEADAAAPEPVPAGELRQRLAAWREVYGARGLTLVLDVATTGPLPGAAARIADIALDNAAKFVPEGGTVMVSLRTGTLRIADDGPGLDEEQRAAALGRFWRSPSHGNVPGSGLGLAIAAELAKACGGALALLPAEPHGLVVELRLPDPQSAPARAAYGHPHR
- a CDS encoding TAXI family TRAP transporter solute-binding subunit translates to MPAVPRRPLLALALAAAGGLAGGCDASGPRGTIRLATGPEGGPYAVFGSRLADEVHRAHGELTVRVLTTAASVENLRMLDDGRADVAPALADSAADAAAGRGAFRRRVPVAALARLYLNYLHLVVPADSAIYEPAQLAGRTVSLGAAGSGTSVTAGRVLDAAGVRSVRDARRGLGESVAALRGGAVAAFFWSGGAPTQAITALARELPVRLIPLGDLAPRLRRAHGPVYESVAIPAGAYGHGGPTATVGTPSYLVCRAGLGDDIARAVTEVLFERRDRLPVPDAPGSRLDERYAIGTGTVPLHPGSAAYYRSVHG
- a CDS encoding MepB family protein yields the protein MVTNQSWTGLHGDLLAAKALVYDPSGFACSPPVPEPESAEYAACAFTLDGRSVRFRVAKTTPTKVGQFVTVWQRSEEGPIRPFDADDGVDLFVISSRDGDGFGQFVFPREVLCERAIVSRGGSGGKRGFRVYPPWVTTTNRQARSAQAWQVNYFFHLGQDGPADLRRAHALYHP
- a CDS encoding ATP-binding protein gives rise to the protein MAVALPQRSTTISLLPSGGVETGLCHERFQLPARGASVAAARRRVRGHLPAWGFGGDACDAVELVISELVTNALVHTASEQILCVLRADAEVLYVEVADQGGGPVGPSARQAGADDECGRGLMLVRALADAWGDRPVAGGGRAVWAQLRR
- a CDS encoding helix-turn-helix transcriptional regulator, with protein sequence MGEARSAPTVGQMVLGMRLRTLREKAGVSFDQAAKALHVNQTTVRRMEKAEVGLKIPYVEKLLLTYGVPREEVDAFLALAQEANRPGWWHRFRDVLPEWFSLYVSLEEAAYRIRAYEPHCVPGLLQTEDYARALFKVGFPFASDQELDRRVALRLERQALLTRPEAPHLWAVIDETALRRPVGGPAVMRAQIDRLIEALALPNVTLQVLPFAAGPHPGMFGPFQLFRFEIPELPDIVYGENLTGAGYIDQRADVAIHLEALDRMCTQATPVHRTEAFLGAIRKEY
- a CDS encoding DUF397 domain-containing protein, coding for MDHIYNGMPSKHLGTEGWQKPWSGPNGGSCVEVMKLSDGRVALRQSTDPDGPALIYAYHEIETFIQGAKAGAADFLLT
- a CDS encoding SAM-dependent methyltransferase codes for the protein MTDNGLTLGQIDTSRPHTARMYDYYLGGKDHYESDQECADGVIALFPAIKIVARTNRSFMHRATRWLAREAGIRQFLDIGTGIPTEPNLHQVAQSVAPDSRIVYTDHDPIVLTHAQALLHSTPEGRTAYVQADVREPERILSAPELHETLDLSQPVALSLNALLHFVSDEFRPYELVRQLVDALPSGSYLVVSHCTPDFEPETWTKLVEIYRNGGIPAQVRSRSEVEAFFAGLELVEPGVVSAHRWKPDEEAAAATVTDGEVSMWAGVARKP
- a CDS encoding transcriptional regulator, translated to MAQRAAPQPAVAAFFAALAENETVALDRLAALTAACGLDESAIETYEPRAGCQAYPSYVARLALLAEPADTVIALAVNFAAWGGYCATVSRALRRHYGFDDRACGFFDLFAEPAPDARERTLAAVQAGLDAGRVTGAARRYGRLVQAYELMFWNTLAG